A region of the Equus przewalskii isolate Varuska unplaced genomic scaffold, EquPr2 ChrUn-7, whole genome shotgun sequence genome:
GTACTCTTCCCCATTCCTCACCCCTTGCCAGTGTAGTATCAGAAAAGACAGAGTAGGGAGCAAGGACTTTCATCCCTGCCCAGAGGTAACGAGCTCCCCACCTAAAGGTAAAAGggtgcccttccccctccctgacAGAGTGTCAGAGGAGCCTCCCTGGGGAGTCTGAAATTCCCCAACCAGCCAGCAATGAGGAGTtacctcccctgccccaccctgggtTGACAAGGCTGAGTGGAGAACCTGGACCTTCACCCCTGCCTGGCATTAGTGAGGCAACGTCCCCCACCTACAATTGGGACTATTCAGAAGAATCTAgctaaaacagaagatttaaataagatccagaatcTCATAACACCCAAAATGTCTGGCATGCAATCAAAATCGTACATCATATcgagaaccaggaaaatctcaactaaAAGACAATCAGCAGATGCCACCACCAAGATGATACAGATATTGGAATTACCTGACAAAGATTTTGAAGAATcaaaaatgcttcaacaaacaATTATGAATACACTTGaaacaaactaaagaaaagaaaatcttggtgaagaaattgaagatatacaaaaagaaccaaatgggaattttagaactgaaaaacaaaattaccaaaataaaaaattcagtggataggggctggcctggtggtgtagtggttaagtttgcatgccctgctttggctgtctggggttcacaggtttggatgctgggcacagacctatacactactcatcaagccacactgtggcagtgtaccacatacaaaatagacaacaactggtacaaatgttagctcagggccagtctttctcacacacaaaaaagagaacacTAAATGGATGGATTCAATAGCAAAATGAAGTGGacaaaagaatcagtgaacttgaagtcAGAACAATATACATGACCTAAGCTGGACAACAATAAATTGGGTAAGTACAATAGAGTTTTCTTCTCATCTTGTGTTTCCTAAATTATATTTGACAGTCGAAGCAAAAAGCATACattgtcttggggctggccctgtggcatagtggttaaatttgatatgctctgctttggcggcccaggttcatgggtttggatcctgggccccaACCTATAtcagtcatcagccatgctgtggcagtgacccacatataaagtggaggaagactggcacagatgttacctcagggctaaccttcctcaagcaaaaaaggaggattggcaacagatgttagctcagggctaatcttcctcagccaaaaaaaaaaaagcatgacattgtttaaatgtgaatttcaatGTATATAGAggaaatattgaataaaattatattataaatggaaGAGTGTAAAGAGACATAATGGGAGGTAAGTTCTCTATATCTGTCTCCAACTGGTAGAAAGTGCACACTAGGAGATCTTCAtggtgatggaattgttctatatcttgattttggtgataGTTACAAGAATCTACATGTATGATAAAATGCCATGGAACTATATGCACAGATTTGTTCCAATGTCCATTCACTGGTTTTGATTTTGTACTACAGTTACACAAGATTAGCCATTGGGGGacactgggtgaagggtacatgggaccTCTCTGTATTGTCTTTGCAACTTCTTATatacctaaaattatttcaaaatgaaaagtaagaaagataaaaaaggatTGACAGGGCATCTTCACAGGCAATTGGGAAATTCTCTTTTCAATCTGGAGGCCAGACATGAAGGGAGGTGATGCTCAGAGGGTAGAGATTTCTGGACTAGAACCTTCCATTCAGACCCTAGCCACACCTTCAGGTGACATCACAAAGCCTcagaagccccacccaccacccaGAAGTTTTGCTAATTGAACTATCACCTCAGAACTGTGTTGACATTATGAGCAGTTGTTCAACCTTGCTGAGCAAACTTCTCTGCCTGCTCAGTCACATCCGAAAGAAAATGGCCCCACATGATCAACAAGATCAACAGATAAGTGGCCACAGCCCCGCACCCATCCTAGGATATAACAAAGAGCAAGCCCAATTCTCTTAGAGTTTTCTTGGTTGTATGGGCAGTCTGCTTATACCACATATCTCAAGTCCCTGAGAACCTATGTCTTCCCCACAACTTCCAGCCTTCTTATGGGACAAGGGTGCACGCATCACTGCCATATCTGATCCTGCTTACCTAGTAAAAGTTCTCTTCTTCTTTGCACTCCTAATA
Encoded here:
- the SMIM42 gene encoding small integral membrane protein 42 codes for the protein MSSPQLPAFLWDKGARITAISDPAYLVKVLFFFALLITLVALLILAWKVIKDKGNKNRQPDPRKEATLQA